In the Topomyia yanbarensis strain Yona2022 chromosome 3, ASM3024719v1, whole genome shotgun sequence genome, one interval contains:
- the LOC131687755 gene encoding uncharacterized protein LOC131687755, translated as MGEDQDMGWGMFKELMYAGRIIALQEVIIIDAPGKSTDIFDLDQLSTSHGTTTLEQNDNDFWKDLRHHVEDNTLTSIQQTGIAFATYLHSLPNYNRAMVFEIISSLKIMVLEPLMSIVCDAIKPAIPDAEKANVLNHIMKVTQAFDMVDTEHKFVKLLKENCNFKMPILDHVTSELNPMELEDGVEMVEKSKSNVYIGLENLFTNFFAVEANIEALLNSYEKLTTSSEDVNDNFVKGKFWKQKVENRPDDVCIPYFIFADSFEINNPLGSKAGKQALTGFYLNFPSLPRHIHGKIENMFLLQFVYSAVEKSHSNEEVLHTLIQEITHLEKTPVRIPLKGKDCNIFFLFGGLRGDNLGLNSLLDYSKSFVANYPCRICSMHLDNIRKCTEDDPTLYRTEESS; from the exons AATTATTGATGCTCCCGGCAAAAGTACTGACATATTCGATTTGGATCAGCTATCAACGTCACATGGCACTACTACTTTAGAGCAAAATGATAATGATTTCTGGAAGGATTTAAGGCATCATGTTGAAGACAATACATTAACTTCAATACAGCAGACAGGAATAGCATTCGCCACATATTTGCATAGTTTGCCCAATTACAACCGTGCTATGGTCTTTGAAATTATctcttcattaaaaataatggtGTTAGAACCACTTATGTCGATTGTCTGTGATGCAATTAAGCCAGCAATTCCAGATGCAGAAAAGGCCAACGTTTTAAACCACATAATGAAGgtcactcaagcattcgatatGGTAGATACCGAACataaatttgtaaaacttttgaAAGAGAATTGTAATTTCAAAATGCCAATTCTTGATCATGTAACCAGTGAACTTAATCCCATGGAATTAGAAGATGGTGTAGAAATGGTGGAAAAATCAAAATCCAACGTGTACATCGGATTAGAAAATCTTTTCACCAATTTTTTTGCTGTTGAGGCGAATATCGAAGCGTTATTGAACAGTTATGAAAAGCTTACTACTTCATCAGAAGATGTGAATGACAACTTTGTTAAAGGCAAATTCTGgaagcaaaaagttgaaaacagaCCTGATGATGTGTGTATTCCATATTTCATTTTCGCAGATTCTTTCGAAATCAATAATCCGTTGGGCTCAAAAGCTGGTAAACAAGCGCTGACtggattttatttaaattttcccAGTTTACCACGACACATCCATGGGAAAATCGAAAACATGTTCCTACTCCAATTTGTATATTCAGCGGTAGAAAAATCCCACTCGAACGAAGAAGTATTGCATACTTTAATTCAAGAAATCACACATTTGGAGAAAACACCTGTAAGAATACCTTTAAAAGGCAAagattgtaatatattttttttatttggaggATTACGAGGAGATAATTTGGGTTTGAATTCTCTTTTGGACTACAGTAAATCATTTGTTGCAAACTATCCATGCAGAATTTGCTCGATGCATCTTGACAACATTCGGAAATGCACAGAAGACGATCCTACACTCTACCGCACTGAGGAATC ATCGTAG